Proteins from a single region of Apium graveolens cultivar Ventura chromosome 7, ASM990537v1, whole genome shotgun sequence:
- the LOC141674798 gene encoding secreted RxLR effector protein 161-like: MEKGTVLHMNAVKRILRYVKGTINYGVVYSRDIGNNMLTGYSNSDFGGQTDDRKSTRGMVFYLKDNLITWVSQKQRCLALSSCEAEFMAGTTSACQAVWLRNLLSKLTGEDMGPVILYILWA; encoded by the coding sequence ATGGAAAAGGGCACAGTTCTTCATATGAATGCTGTAAAGCGTATACTCAGGTACGTCAAGGGTACAATTAACTACGGCGTGGTTTATTCGAGGGATATTGGAAACAATATGCTTACAGGATACTCGAATAGCGATTTTGGAGGACAAACAGATGACAGGAAGAGTACAAGAGGAATGGTATTTTACTTAAAAGATAACCTCATCACATGGGTCTCACAGAAACAAAGGTGTTTGGCCTTGTCTTCGTGCGAGGCAGAGTTTATGGCAGGGACGACATCAGCGTGTCAAGCTGTTTGGCTGAGGAATCTGCTCAGCAAGCTAACAGGTGAAGATATGGGTCCAGTAATCTTGTACATTTTATGGGCGTAG